The following is a genomic window from Solanum lycopersicum chromosome 6, SLM_r2.1.
ACTAGATTCGATGTTGACTCCATAATGAGTTTGGTTGCTTAGATTGATCAAAAGTAATGTTACACCTGCCTGCACAAAGGGAACACCAGTAACATTGAAAGGTTTTAGCAGGGAAATGCAAATCATTGCATGTTTATATGAAGGCTTTATCGAATATTTAATCAAGAATAACCAAATTACTGCAGTATGGCTAAAGAGAAAATGGGAATATAAGTGAGTTGAAACTGGCTTCAACAAAATGCGACAAAATTGTATAAGAAAGGTGTTCTATCCTCCATTTTGATTGACTCATTCATCGTAAGCAACACATAAGAAGCATATCCAAGAGTGGTAAGTTCGATTGCCAAACTAAGCACAAGGGAGAGCCATCatcttataaaagaaaaaactagtTGAGACTGAATTGCATCAACTTTAATTATAACAATCGAAGCATTTAAACACAATACCTTGCTATTTTTACTCCTCCTGAAGTAGTTTTAAGCATATGGACTTTATAAGTTACAATTTATGGtctaaattataataatcaagaaaaacagCTTGCCTCGttatcaatcaatcaaccaATTAAGTACACCTCAATCTTACATGAATCTCCTATATCATTCCGATCTCCGTTCTATTCAAACTATTTAGTTTGGTTCTATACGAATCTGATAGGTCCATTTTCGCTCAATTCGGCCAATGCTAATAATTTTCTACTGATGAGCCTTTCATGGTTGGAACTAAGCATAAACTCTCACACTCAGACAGGGATGTGATGGGACATCTTGCCTATTTAATACTAAAATGGATACCATGTTCAATATCTAGAGGTTTCAGTATATTATGACTATTCTTATGTTAATAACCAACCTGCCGCAACCCTCCTTAATCTGGGCTTGACCTGACTATGCAAAGCTAATATAGTTGTTTATCATTGCATCTTTTCTCCCAAACTAAAAGAAGCTGTGACGTTTTACTCTCTACAAACAATTAGATTGAAGACCTGAAGTGGATGGACTCAATGAAACACAAGAAGAAATGATATTACTATTGACGATGAACAAGGTTTATAGAACGGTGATTACGCATGTAAGTTTAAGACATCCTTTCAGGAACTCATCAAATTACTTTCTGTGAAGGGCTCTTACTCTATGTCTTGTACAGTGGGCATACGAGCGCAGATATGATGATGCATTGTTGCTAACAGCAAGAACTCCTTTTCCCATCAGCCGATGCCAAAGAAGTGCACTGTGCTCGTTCAAGTATAATGATTTTGGATCAGATTATTAGGGACGTAAAAACTAGAATTAGGATAAATGCTCCTTTTAATAGCAAAGAGAATCAACCTTGGATTGGTAAATCTATTGTCTCACCTATAATAATCAGGATTTGGGACAAATGTACTTGTGTCAAGGAGCCCATAGTTTCCACCAATAAAAGTCTGCCTGCAATATACTTTAGTGTGATATGTGGCTGCCATCCCAAGCTGATCCAAGTACCTAAATTCCATGTCAAGATAAAGcatgaaacaaaaataattaactgattactgaataaaaaataaatcaagtcaGCCAAGAAATTTACCAAAAACTGTTCACAAAGGTGTTAGACACATTAGGACCTCCGTTATTGAAGGCCCCACCAGATTCTCCAACCCAAGCTGAAGACCAAGGACCATTCATTTCAATGGTTTGACTAAGATTACTGAATGTGTCAGCAATTTTATTCAAGTGCAGAgggtttaaaattttgtttacgAGATTGAGGTCAGATCCTGAAACAGAAATTTTCTGGTTTTATTCAATGGAGCAAGTACATGAGTAAATTGACTTACAAATCTAGAGAACACAAGTAGTAATGTAACCTTATACTCAAATAGACCAGTACACTAACAATTACAAGAAAAGATAGATAAAGTAAATCATACATCTATCAGAGCAGCTgctcataattcaaatttaacagAAGCAAATACTAACATTTTTGTTAATGAAATGTGCTGTCAATGATACTGTTGATTGATAAATTAGAATTTATCTAATTTCGTTCCACCAACTAGTTCTCTTTTACTAGATGGTTCTCAACCTCCTAATGATGTCAATAGCTAGTGCCACATTACAAGTAACAAATGATTTTTGTAGTAGACGCAAAAAACACTTTAAACAGAAACAAATAGATCCAAGAAAACGCTGTCACTCCTTAGATTTGATGTGATCATCCTAGCACTAGATTTTCTAAGCTAATAAAGGCTTTCATACAGTATCAAGCTACCCATAAAATTTAATGCTAGCTTACCTGCACcaagattatatatatgatgagtCAAGGCATCGACAGTGCCTGGCCCTGACATCTCAAGGAACGTCTCAAACCACTCTTTATCATAGAATCCTCCTGGTGCTAAGAGAAGTGGTCGGGGTTGGAAATGCTTATACAATTGGTCTATGAGATTGTTAAGATGTATAACATCTTCTCCATATTGTTCAGCATCAACCTTTGCACCAATCCCCTTACCACTCAACTCATTTCCTGCAAACCAAGTGGAACCATTGTTTAAGGAAATCCAACTTCTATTAAACAAGGTAAAATACCAAAAAAGAGAGAGGGAAATTGTCAGCAATTATACCAAATTCCCATGAGTGTATTTGGTAGCCCTTGGAAACAGTGTAATCTATGAAATCATGGGCGTTGCTGGAATCCCAATTCCCTTCCCAGACACGCTTACTGGTCCTCTGCCTCCCTCGCAATGCATTCAGACCAAAGGTCACAAGTGCTCTGCAGCATAATTAGTGAAACTGGAATGAACTTTGTTGAAGTGAGTGACCACCTCATGTAAAAGCTGAGTGATTAATAGGCAGGGGAcacttttattttctcattatgCCTTAACACACTCCTCACATGCAGGCCCAATGCTCTTTTTTTCTTTGCCAGGCATGTGGAACTAGTTTATGTTAATAAGTGATGGTAAAGACTTGAAATCAGGACCTTTGTttggctctaataccatgttgaAGTGAGTACCGTTAGAGAGATTACGTTTACATTTATTTCATCTTATGTCTTtaacaaatttcataaaattttaagtaaGTTATGGCATACTCCGAGAATAAAATTGGAACAAGAAAGCAGCACAAAAGTTAATAACTCACCCTGTCTTATTGAAAAAGCTATAAGTTAATAACTCACCCTGTCTTATTGAAAAAGCTATTTAGCTCATCCCATCTATCCATACGTAAACATCCATTTGAAAATCCAAACAACTCATCCCCTTGCTTGGTAAACGGATGGCAAGGCGACTCCAAATTGCCCACATCATAGATTATTCGGTTTTGCAAAGAACCTCCAAGTCGTAATCTCAGATGGTTGAAAGCTGGTCCACCAAATTAGCAATCAGAACAGACGAGAAATCAATGAGCATTCTGAAGAAGCATCAAGTCTGATTTGCTCACTGTTGTAAATAGATGGTTCATTTGATGTTTAAGGTGAAGTTATGGAGTTTACCAGTCAAAGTTTGTTAATTAAAGTAAGAACAACAAGATCTCAAATACTAAGGTAAAGTTATCACATGACGGGAACAAGCTGACCTTGAATAGAATTTGCCAGAAAGGGGTGAGATAAATCCTGAAAAAATCAAACGAAAATAATGAATGGTAACTGTGCTGTGACTTTTACAAAGCAATATATGCCACTATATCAATTAATAGTAGAACTTTACCAGATTTATCAGAGATGTCGAGCCCCAAGGGCAATCGTTGTGGTTACACTTTTCTTTAGGCCACCAGTCAAGAGTAGCGCAAACATAATTATTATCTGTCTCAGCAATTTTTACAGTTCCATCAATCAGAAATTCTGTTTCTTCAACTATTTGTGCCAGAAATGCAGGACACAGTGCCAAAAAGATTAACAATAAGGGTGGGAAGCCCATTGGCTTTTAAACTACTCAGCTTCACCCCTCTTTGAACAGATTCATAAGCTGTAACAGACGAGGATATAATAAATGTTAAGAGTCTAAGAGAAGTTTAACAAGCAATAAAAGAACTTTTACATGAACGATAATGAGGAAAAATATGGCATTTCATCAGAATGCTAGCAGCAATTCTCTGATTAAGCATCTTAGCAAAATAAACTTCTTCTTGTCATTCCATATTTAAGGCTCCTTCAGTATCTTGAGGTAGCTACAACTAATTTGcatataacaacaacaacaacatacccaacgGGGTATTGGGGTGAGTGTacacagaccttacccctacctccaCGAGGTTGTTTCCAAGAGATACTAGGCTCAAGTGAAGCAAAACAAAATAGcaatgaaaaggaaaaacaacAGTGAAGAAAACATCTCGACCAAATTACATAATATTCCTTTATCCAAACTATGATCAATCTATGTCTATTGATTAGAGTAACTGAATCTAACATGATGTCAAAAATCAAAGTAGATTAACAAAACATGAACAGGAAATGAGGGTGCATAGCATATTGCTTTTCTTGGTAAGATATTACAAAAGCTATAAAACCAAACTGGACAAGTGCGTATACTTAATTACACTttggaattaattaaaaagatgaATGAAAATTAACCAATCAGAATCAGCAAAACAAGAATTAGATCCAACAATGACAAGAACTCCCTTAGACAATAGCatacaaaacaacaaaaagcTAAGATCTTTCAGACTTACCGAACAATTGAGCTGAACCCAGATGAGAAATAACCTTAAACACCACAAGAATTTGAGATCACCAGAGCACAAGttccaaaaagaaagaaaaagcaaCACTGATAATGTGCAGGCAGCCTCTGTGCCAAAAAGGGGCAAGCTTTATCAGCCAGTACCTTGTGGTGGGggaaaagaacaagaaaagagTGTGAAATGAAAAGGGTAAGTTTCAGATTTGTCTAAGTGTATTATATAGCAACAATTAGCGTTCATTCATTCAAGAATTAAGGAATTTTTGGTACAAAACTGTTGCCATTGTCGAAGTTCGAAAGAGGAAATATAGACAAACTTTGTAATACAATGAGGTGTCAAATGTATGAGCAATTGAGCAGAGTCAAATTATTTGTTGGATTTGCAGTAGTGAGGTGTCTTAAGCTTAAAATTTGTCGTTAATATTGGCTTACAGCCGAAAAGGAAATCAACAATGGCTGAGTTATACAAGTagaactttgtttttttttcttttcaaatatgtattttttatgataattaagTGAGATTTGGTTCAACACCGTCCACATCAGTCAAATCCTAAAGCAAGCTTGTCAAAAGTTTTTTGTTCAATAATGCCCCTTGGTCGAAATAgacattatgtttttttttctcaccGCTTATACTAATTAGTAATAAAGAAATCATATGTATACAAGCTTCCTTATTACGCTATAAATTTGTCACTTGTAATAGTTGGCattatttttctgaaaattttatGATTGTTAACTTAAGATgttatcatatcatataatattataagtgggaacaaaaaaaagttaaaagttaaattatgattttacttttattataaattaaaatattataaaacatttaactatttaatttcaatattaaattgtttcattttaattaaaatgttgatAGACTTTTGCACTTTCTTAGGTTAAttcctaattaaaatatctaatttaataatacatgttttctatatatatatatatatatattctctttttggagattttaaatgtctaaataatttgattaatgttttattctCTATCTATAATTACcttgataaattaaattatattaaattagttaGTAAAAAGAGCAACCCTCCATCTCCCCATGTATAAgatcatgattattttattaaatatataaattcgtCAACTTTTCATCTTCTCTTTTAACTATTAATAATACTCAGTTATGAGTTAATGACATTAATAGTCTTTAATTTCTTATCTTAATATCAAAAATTGTAGAGGTAAAGTTATGGTCTCCATTTATAATtcctataaatattttttttttgaaaaaaactaaaTGATGAGGCTCCTAAGcctcttttatataaatctcTAACTAATGGAGGAATATTTTTTGTTCACAAATTACCTCCTTTTGATGAGATTATTTCGGCGATTTTCAGGTAccatttatgttatttttttgtttaaatataataatattatataagattTTAATAGTGATATTTTGTATCCTACTTTCATCATTATCACTTTAGATGACTATTTTTTCAACTGCTTTGTTGTTTTatgaattcttgaatttatttggaattttatatttgtatattgtattttgccatgtaaaatatcattttttttcttattcatattatatGAGCTCATAGATTATCACAATATATTATTCTACTTCTTTTATTAATGTGGATTGTAGGGACACGTACAAAAAATTGATGGTTATTGATGGAGTAACTCATTCTTCTTATTGAGATTTTTGTAGCTTTAATGATTAGTCATCCATAATTTTTCTAgatattttgtttgtttacaATTTATGTTTACttctcttttaatattattttttatttagatttcaatttcataatcgATAAGCTACTTTTTAAAAACTGAGACATTTTCAAATTGATGTATGTTCAAATAGTTTAAGTTATCGACGTAGATCATGAAGAAGACTCTTGAATTTGATAGGATATGGGAGAAAGAGTCAATAAGAACTCGAaatattatatactaattttgtatttattttttaatctacaTTATTATTGATCAACGTCTTATGAAGCATGTgtacattgtattttttttccttctctatttttttagtgtttttttcgTCTCTATTAGAcatcttaatttagttttttgtGAAGTCGTAAGTCTAAATACTTATTTGAGCTCAAATTAGTCATTTGTAACTTTATTAAAAGTTTGTTAACTATTAACCAAAGTTTAAAAGTTATAGTAGATTGCTTAAAAAGAACTaatttgaaatatcaaaatGTGCCCCTCATTGGTGTTTTAtggttatattattataagagggaacaaaaaaagttaaaagttgaattacaattttagccttactataaattaaaatattataaaaatttttaattatttagtttaaatattaaattatatcattGTAATTAAAATGTAGATGACTTTTGCATTTCcttaaattaattcttaattaaaatataaaaaaataattaaatgtttggaatatgaaaagatatatattttaattgtaaatatatatcCTAGAATAACTAATGGCATATGAAAAGAGTGACCCCCCATTTATTCGATTAATGCcactgattttatttatttgatttattattactaAGATGTTTAAAGTGTGaaattatatatgaatgaattagtaataaattattaagATGACCTGTAATTGCCTCATTTATTACAAATTACAATGATTTgtgtttttcatctttttagtTATTCATTCAAACTAGACTACATTCCAAGTTCAAAGCAATAATTATTAGTGGTAATGTTAATTCTCTTGTTAAGTTTAACTAtgatttgtattttttcatctttccatctatctatatattaaaGACTATCATTTAGaactgaaaaatataaaatttaaacagacatttttactattatttaagAACTAGGTGATAAccattgaaaaatgaaagaaattgcCATTCAATTGATAATCAAAAAACTATTCCATCTATGATAGGTAAAAAAGCcatgaaaaaatagaatacaTGAGGTGGGGAGAAGAATTTGAAGACTTCTTTTTAGACATGCCTAAGTCTCTCTTTCGATATATATTCTCCATTACAAAGATTATTGTTGTTTCTaatttcttttgcatttctAATAAATTCATTGTGGTGTTGTAATATTTTAGCTATTATTATGAGCTTTTGAAATAGATGTATGTATGAAAATCagtgtttaaattatatatctgtcagttttatatttttaatgtaattgCTTTTAATCTTGTATAATTTTGATAATactgttttttaattttagaaccTTACCTaaataatgtaaatattttacCCTATCGTttctcattaaaataaaatagg
Proteins encoded in this region:
- the LOC101257181 gene encoding heparanase-like protein 2, with amino-acid sequence MGFPPLLLIFLALCPAFLAQIVEETEFLIDGTVKIAETDNNYVCATLDWWPKEKCNHNDCPWGSTSLINLDLSHPFLANSIQAFNHLRLRLGGSLQNRIIYDVGNLESPCHPFTKQGDELFGFSNGCLRMDRWDELNSFFNKTGALVTFGLNALRGRQRTSKRVWEGNWDSSNAHDFIDYTVSKGYQIHSWEFGNELSGKGIGAKVDAEQYGEDVIHLNNLIDQLYKHFQPRPLLLAPGGFYDKEWFETFLEMSGPGTVDALTHHIYNLGAGSDLNLVNKILNPLHLNKIADTFSNLSQTIEMNGPWSSAWVGESGGAFNNGGPNVSNTFVNSFWYLDQLGMAATYHTKVYCRQTFIGGNYGLLDTSTFVPNPDYYSALLWHRLMGKGVLAVSNNASSYLRSYAHCTRHRAGVTLLLINLSNQTHYGVNIESSVSITSHVKEKSNHKSSFVQRLKKTISWVGRKSSDVTLSREEYHLTPLDGNLQSRTMLLNGKPLQLAENGNIPSLSPVLVKLKSPISISPLSIKFIVFPYLSSPVCT